Part of the Zingiber officinale cultivar Zhangliang chromosome 6A, Zo_v1.1, whole genome shotgun sequence genome, CACGAAGGCATCTAGATCGGCCTTGTAGCTGCCACCCTCCGACGTCGACTGCCTCACCTCCGCCGCAAGCTCCCTCGCCCGCCGCTTCACCTCCTCCCCTTCTTCACCCATCAGTTGTTCCACGGCATCCCTGACAGCCTCCGCTGGCACCAGCTCAGCTCGCGTTTCCCAGTTGCGCGCCGGGAACCCGACCCGAAGCAAGTGCGTCACCAGCAACGCGTTGCGTGGCTGGTCCGAGTGCATCGGCCACGCCAGGATCGGCACGCCGGCGGCGAAGCTCTCGATGCACGAGTTCCACCCGCAGTGGCTCATGAACCCTCCCGTCGCCGGGTGCGATAGGATCTCCACCTGGGGCGCCCAGCCCCTCACCACCATCCCCCGCCCCTCCACCCGCGCGTAGAACTCCGGAGGCAGTCTCTTGTTCTCTGCATCTTCCGAGAAAATGTCGCACCGGTCGGCGGCCCGAAGGACCCACAAGAACCGCCTCCCGCTAGCCTCCAACCCAGCCGCCAGCTCAGCCACCTGCTCGTCCGAGAAAGTCGACGTAGTGCCGAACGAGACGTAGAGGACCGAGCCCAGCGGCTGCTGATCCAGCCACTCCACGCAACCGTGCCGAACTCCCCTGTTTTCGCTCGCGGCGGTCTGGTGCAGCGGCCCGATGGCGAATGTCTTCTTGCCCTCCCACCCTGGTTCGCGCGCTATCAAGTCGATGAACAGGTCCTCGATCGCCCGGCACGTGTTCAAGAGGCGACCTTCACCGTCGGCGAACATTTTCCTTTGGCTATGGAAGAAGTTCTTGAATTCCTCTGTTATGCAACCTTCGTTAGACACGCGGGGAAGCTTCAAATGTTCGATCGCCTTCTCCCGCGGACTTCCGCTCCCCTCACAGCGGTATAAGAAGCCAGAGATGGCGGAGATAGTGTGGAAGCAGAAGCTCTCGACGTTGGGGAGGGAGGCGCCTGCGACGGACGTGAACGTCATGGACGAATCATGGATGAGAACGACGCGGCGGGAGGAAGCGGCGAGAGAGCGGAGGAAGTCAGCGAGAGGGGTGAACACGTGGAGAACCGCGTCGAAGGCGGGCTGAAGATGGCCCGGAAAGTTGACACCGGCGTCGTAAGTCGGTGCAGGTGAGGAGAAGTGAGGCAGCGGGAGGTCATGGAAGTAGATCCCGCCGGCGCTGCCGAGGCTGTTCTCGGCGCGTTCACGGACCTGACGATTATGGGTGGCGGAGCCGAGGTAGTGAACGGCGAGACCGCAGGAGGCGAGGACGCGGGAGAGGTTGAGGAACTGGTTTAGATGACCCTGCGCCGGAAGCGGAACCATTACCACGGCCACATCGTCGGTCGCCATGGCGAACAAGGAAACAGCTAGCTGGACACCAGCAAATTAACAAGTATGGTACGCGATGGAGTAAAGAATATTATATAGATGAAGAAAACACAGCGAGCGACAATTTTGGATCAGATGGATCAGAGTTAAACTAGTAAATCCGAATTCAGCAAGTTTTTTATTCTCCAAAAGTGTTTCATATATAAACTATTCGATAGTCGTTCTAATTCAGcttaaagttttattttattttatttttttgactacTTTGTTTTCTTTCATTGTACAAAGATCGATATCAAAGCAGCAGAGACGTGAACCAGAATCACGACAagcaaaaatcaaattaaacttatagCCTTTCCAGTGGATCGCATCGATCAGTTCCCGTTCCAGCACCGCACCAACCGCGCGCAGACTGTAAAGTTAAAAGGAGCTAGGGACCAAAATAAATTAAAGCCCTTCATTCTTAGTTCATTTCTCCTAATCAAAGGGTCCTCATGTCATAGTATTATGGTAGGACATTTAGATTATCATTCAAAGATTTACAGTTCAAATCTTAACTACGacgtatttataaaaaaaaattctccaaataAAGATGTAATACTAGACTTCTTAAGATCAAACTAATTACCTCATAAATGATTAATAAAATTAACTGAAATTATCATTTCTCCTAATTAAAGGAGAATGAGATACGAATTCAACCATTAACTGATATAATGCGTACAAGATCAGCTCAATATATACAAAGAGAAAGGAAAGCTATGATTAGGTAACAGTTGATAAGAATAGCCCCGCATGCATGTGCTTGTTTCCTCTGCAAACAAAAAAGGCTGCACCAACCACATGTATGTATGCTGTATTTACGGGTTGTAATTAGCTTTCGTCTGTTAGTTACAAATTAAAATGAGTCGAGCATTTTATGTGCGAGTCTGATATATACTTTATATAGTTGTTCTTTTCGATTGAGATTCACTTACAAGGCTCAATGCCTCAATTCATTGGTCGGTcggtcggtcgatcgattcattgAGTTTAATTCACCTCGATGTACTTCTGATATGTTAAGGGAATTGCTTTAGTTAGCTGAACACCCACCTTAAACATACCCTTATGTTGCACTTAATTGTAGGTAGCTCACGACAGATCAATGCGTGATGGGAACCCAATAAATTTGACAGTATTAACGATCGAATTATAAATACTAAGTGATGTTCCTTTTTGTGATGCAAAGAAAACAAATATATTCCATGGAAGAGAGCATCTCCCAATCTAGCTCTGATTAGCTACCTAGCGCTAAGGTTCGTTGGACCGGCCTCGTTGAATTCCAAGCTGTGCGGACAAAAGCCAATTGGCCATAAAACCGGTCGAACATAAGGTTTCAGTACTTTACTCTTGAACAAGAGAGACAACATGTTCGATTACTCAAAAGTCAATCGAGTTTAAGGATAGTCGTCCTTACAAACCGACTGGAATGATTGACTCACCCCACATTCAACCAGCTATAGACCTGGTCGAAGGGAGGGCCAAACTCCTTATTCTGTATGAGCCTCTTTACATACGCCCGGTCGCCTTGATCGTCGATCAGCCTTATGAGTATCCGTTCAATAAATAGAACCGAACGACCCATCTCTTCTATGCCTAAATGTGAGATAACTTTATAAATTCAGTCAAAATGCTAAGTGTACTTTACTCACAAGTTATTATAGGCCCGAACAGATAAGGGTCCGACTGGGCCTAAGACACTTTGGCTTAAAATACCGACAAAACACAATTTCATTTCTCCAGAAGCCCATTATACGCTTGGTCGAACAAAAGATCGGCTGGACCTAAGACACTTAACTTCATATTATTGCCCGGACGGATCTATAACATGTACATGTCATCAGATGGATTTCTAGCTTGCACAGGTTATCATATTGTTTCTCAAGTAGACTCCTAACATGTTTAAGACATTATATTTCTAAATAGCCTTCAATACATAACAAAACGGCTTAATGCGGGAACAAGTATGATGATGGTCGACCTTATAAGTCAGTCGGGATATATTCAGCTGATAACATGAGCAGAGAATCCCAACTGTTGGTGTGgaaagtatccgacgatcgagcccgagttttgataatggcaaaaaattcaaagttaagattatttgttatctaacatgtgtgaatgagcttgcaggaaaatcctaactgcggttaggcaggtgggaaACCCTAAGGgacagcaaccttaggtcctaaggggtggtaaccctaggtggaggaaaaaccctaaggggtgacaaccttaggtcctaaggggtggtaaccctaggtggtggaaatcctaaggggagggggggggaccttaggtcctaggaggaggtaaccctaggtggaggaaaaccctagggggtggtaaccctagacagagagtccagtcggtctagaggaccggactgacatcaggtatgctctcctgagtggagtaggtgaggacgcgttccccggaagagggaatagtaggcgtcagttcgatctAGGGTTatggtcgaaaatccgaagtcagaactggacagtccgtgactgtcaaactttcatattattattatgtttattgtgtgtgctaactttatttccCAGGATATGTAGttggtttgtggactaacatgttttgtagggacaaaggagcaagattagcctcggatgaacagtacctgaggtgCCCTCATAgagcttgaggcacctcgggtgcaaaggagcagaGGGTGCGCGCTgcggagctggaggcaccctcatgaaggcttgaggcgcctcgaataggctttgaggcgccttcaagggcgatggaggcgccttcaaccagataagctgCGACCATTTCAGTTCTGATCCGTGCAGCTGACTcggtgattggaggcgccttcaaggaggtttaaggcaccttcaatgagctttataaggggtctcaacCAGCAGCTTTGCAACATCAATTCTCAAGTGTTCTAACTCCTGTGTGTTGCTAACAAggcgacccagaagtgctgttacaagtccccgacgacccagagcttcaaTTTCTTAATTTGGTTGTCGGTATTGTTTAATTTTCAATTGTACTTATTTCATAATTGTACTCTTTGGCGATATTATAGTGATTTCCCAAAGTAAACggtcaacgagtgtgggccttggagtaggagtcgcccaaggcttcgaaccaagtaaaacacttgggtccttctgtgtgtgtgtattttgttttattccgccgCGTTAGTCGTTACGATTTTCGATTATGAAAGTgaaaaccacgagcgctattcaccccccctctagcgtgtctcgatctaacaattggtatcagagcggggccgctttgatctggtgcaaccaccagtcaagcacttTTTCCGTAGTGTTTTTCAATTTTTTCGGAATCGATCGAAATCTATATTCTTGTCGTCTTCCGATCTAGTTTTTCGTAATCGGATTCTTttctcgaagtaggtgcaacaccactcgagatcgtatTTTTCTATTCTtaaaccgcactactaatccaggatcaagtcctgggactcaTTTTCCTGTTCATTTTTTTGTGTGCTAGATCTTCAATTGCTCTTCAAGAAGGGTATAACACTGCTCGCataccgctcttcaccggagaagacttcggttactggaagggtcggatggaggcgtatctccagacccactttgaagtctggatgatcgtcaaaaccggccTCGAACTTCCAACTGATGGCGTCGGCAAACCGATACCTTGAGAGAACTGGGATGcagccctaatcaagaaggtagaagcaaatgccaaagcgacctgcaccctccagtgtggcctgacaaaggaggaactcaacagagtaggacaTTTCTCAAGTGCAAAGAAGCTGTGGCAaaagctgatcgaactacacgagggtacatcagacacaaaggtaagcaagagaggccttattttaaataaactatacaacaTTAAATTGCAAGAAAATGAAACAGCAAGCCAACTGCACGCCCGTATACAAGACCTATTGAACGGACTCCATGCAATCGGCCAAAGGGTGGAGAACAAAGACgttataaggtatgcactcaaagcctttcctaggaataccttgtgggcatccatggtagatgcttacaaggtatccaaggatctctcatcaataaagttagatgaacttttttctgagtttgaattgcatgagcagactaatgcacgcccagcccagaagggtataactttggttgcaggtacaagcagaaggcgcagaaccgaaccagagtcgGAAGAAGAACTAGATTCAGACGACAACGACGATGAGCTCACAACCAAACTTGTCAACCTGGTGAGGAAACTCTACAGAAAGAAgaggggcttcaacaagaaggatgtcaaaaatgtaatccaatccaaggaggttcaaccaaaggtgaagttcgaggtGACGTGCTACAGATGCAActaaaaggggcacatcaaggccaactgcccgaaccagaaagatgcgaagaaaccaagaaggaagaaggccctgaaaacaacttgggacgagtcttcttcggaAGAGTCCGATGGTGAAGAACTCGAACATACGAGTTTCCTCTCAATgacggcccgggaccaaatcaacgaatctggaagtgaggacgaatcagaagctgagtctgagagaagccacagatccgtatccattttcgaagggccaaACTCCTCTGTAAGTAAATTTCGtttgtataatttaataaattacttAATGTGTAAACTAGCTAAGTCTAATGTTCGGATCAAGTTGCTTCTAAAGaaagtaacaacccttaaagaagtgactaataccAAATCCTTGGCTGACCCTGtttagactggaacctcaactcaagtccaaaaacttgaggaagagaattccagcctgaaaatttaagtcaaggatttgaagactgcattggaacggtttacactgggttctaaaaatcttgacttgattcttggaaatcagaaAGCCGTATACAATcaatccggactaggatttaaagctaaaagaaaatattggtcttatttatcacttgttaATAGACCaaatagaaagatagtccaaacatgggtacctaagtccaacttggtcaatcaagttggacttggtcaatattgggtccccaaggatcaagtacattaccttgatagaccatatcgaggctatgattctgggggagccaatagaaaaattatcttaataaatagataaaattgcttgatgcttgtctattttttttttgtaatatacATGTTTAGACTAGGCTAGAttaaggatctaggcgtaatttacacttgtttagttaaatctaggggtttcaaaagggaaattaaatatatattttctttgaaaggctctgtctagaagtggtggataatcacatacccaagaaggcctagtatctcGCCACAACCTAGGAGGCAATCTtcaaaatgtatatttaattaaccaattgtaaaacttatgtttaactcaaatgtaaattaatccttagaaataatctaaattaaagataatcatctcacaaaactacttaagattctctgattgataacctagaatcgggtgagatggaacTAGGTTGAACTTAGTCCAAGTTAACCAAAATCTAATTAAtgaacttaataatttaattaacttaataattaaccaaaatctaattaatcaacttaataatttaattaacttaataatttaattaacttaataatgaaccaaaatctaattaatcaacttaataatttaattaacttaataattaaccaaaatctaattaattaatttaataatttaattaacttaataattaaccaaaatctaattaatcaatttaataataattaaccaAAAACTAACTTAATCAGCTTAATAAACTAAAGTAAATTAATTTAAACCAATTACCttaataaaccatctcacaaacacccataGAAATACCATGGTTGATTATATAGACggggtgagatggaacattaagtCAATTTCAGTCAAATTATCTTCTTAATCCATTAAATTggcccaaatcaaatactttatgtaggaacataaatATTTGGAttaatggatgctagatagtggatgcttcagacatatgactggagacagaCTAAAATTCACTAAactgaaactcaagaacctagggtctgttgcattcggcaacgacggaacccttaaggtaatcagaatatgtaatatccaattaaattctgatttttaTATTCGAAAAGTGTTATGGAAAGTTGAACAATTTAGcttcaatttacttagtattagccagttatgtgactcaggatacttagtcactttttcaaaaattgaatgcataattaagaatattaataatcctgaaatcacacttaaggaaattaggaaaaagaacatttaTACAATAGACCTACCTACCTCTTCACtagagtgtctattgacacaacaagagaaaattgagttgtggcacaggagactgggtcacactctatgacgacccgcctcctactggctaggctgcGAGGCAGATCGTTACGtgatgctgtgctaaattactattgcggaaatctggattgattaaaatttttactaagcTGATTACTGTACaatctgaacttaacattctaggtgtacctaggagttgtacacatgctagggaagagaacctatgcctctcggatgacctgctagctataatcaggcatttcaatcgatccatggatcgattggcctgtcggatcgatccagtgatcgatccagcttgatactggcacggaaacaatcctctggatcggtcggctgaccgatccataagctgtcgcttctgtacgcggctggatcggtctaccgaccgatccaggagcacactgatcggtcggctgaccgatccagtggctcactgatcggtcggcagaccgatcagtaagcctcggtactcactgttcgcctctggatcggtcggctgaccaatccataaactctctgttcgcgcttggatcggtcagctgaccgatccaatggcacaactcgactctgatcggtctgtagactgatctgggttctgatttcaCCCTGAAACTATGATTTCaacactctggcgtgccaaaacctcacacaacaattctaaaatcaattggaatatattctagcaactattaaccagcattctaacataattactaacaaactaaataaatctcccatggtttaaacattctaaggtctaaaaatgcatgaaagaagtaatactaagaattcaactatttaagcttgctaaaacccctgaggatcttttattccagttcctgccacacacaccatctttgcattgaactccagcttcctctgctagtccattttccctttacctttatctgcaatataagaaaaatagaatctgtaagattaaagcttagtaagaaaccaactacctcactaaaacatgcaacgatgcaaacatgcttttaaagaatgctatttgaaaacatgtactggcatgacatcctatggttgcaagcataaactgaaataactgaacatgtaagctgaaacatggcatagcaagctaatcacatagaacaataatagagaactaagctaactgaagctaacctgaagctgaaatcaaactcaactatcctaactgattttatgagttttgaaaactaatagcatagtagatcaaaataataatcatgtgctgttgggcccggcaactgtacttactgtgcgcgcatccctaactaaacccgggtttgtaagtcccgaatttagtagagtttactaggttatctgaacctagggacgactgtgggagtccaacccaatggatatctaatccggtacagtgccaactgaaaagtaaaatactaagtATAGCTAAattgttctaaattgctgtttctaggttatctgaacctagagctaggttgtctgaacccagaggcgactgtgggagtccacccattggaccgtagtcccatataagctagaataaactgatttactgatttagatgcttctaatgcattcaactgagttgttaaaatgcctaatttgcatttttactCAACTAGctattttaccgaacacttagtgtgccccaactctcctctctattagggagaccacttctaggcacccgacaacgtctagaaaccccccactgaagagggattacgtgtccggcccatctagaagtgctcactaaatccctaaacctgcgaggagggtcaatttcacgctatgcatcaataaaaatctgcatatagctaaactaatgcgtagaaaactcaaacggagctacttatactgcaggtgaggggtttcttacctcgtacgttaatttccttacaattctattcactataattccggtggagacaatcccttcgacaatcttctcgcgtctatgcgttcctctcgcgaagaagagcgtcctcgtgccggagttgtcgccggaagatgaccttggggccctagggagggaaccctaggattggcgccgagaggaagaagaagagggagaggtgcggcgtgaggttagggtgaggagaagaaattGTCGAAccaataaaaataaaccaaaccccacttaaattttctatttatattaagtgggtaacttcagcccaactctaatataaatctaattgcctccctttcctttcagcacggccctgctgggttcaactggttactaacattatccgtaaaccgtaggtctcgggttccattcctgcttaggccgttttcgttttctatttatttttgccacttccgttactctaaaaattctgtaaaaatatcctaaaattccagaaaaatcatagaatatttctaaaatagttttgagaattttcggacgttacaatcccccataccttataaaaagttcgtcctcgaacttagaataactctgggtacttctgtctcatgctggcctctgtctcccaagttgcctcttctgctgtgtgactgtgccaaatgactttgactaatggtacttccttgttccgcaatttcttaactgctcggtctattatctgaataggccgactgtcatagctgaggtcttcgcggatctgtaccgactggggctcaatcacctgggtggcatctggggtatgcttcttcagcatagaaacatgaaatacgttgtggacagctgacatttcctggggtagctctagctcatatgctaccttgcccactcttctgctgataaggtatggtcccacatatctgggacttagcttgccctttttcccaaaccgcattactcccttcatgggagctactctgaggaacactgaatccccaactgagaactctaaaggtctgcgccgtgtatcagcatagcttttctggcggctctgagctgtctctatcctctggcggatctgctgtatagctgctgtggtatttgctactagatctgtctgaagctctagttctttctgtt contains:
- the LOC121994986 gene encoding zeatin O-xylosyltransferase-like, yielding MATDDVAVVMVPLPAQGHLNQFLNLSRVLASCGLAVHYLGSATHNRQVRERAENSLGSAGGIYFHDLPLPHFSSPAPTYDAGVNFPGHLQPAFDAVLHVFTPLADFLRSLAASSRRVVLIHDSSMTFTSVAGASLPNVESFCFHTISAISGFLYRCEGSGSPREKAIEHLKLPRVSNEGCITEEFKNFFHSQRKMFADGEGRLLNTCRAIEDLFIDLIAREPGWEGKKTFAIGPLHQTAASENRGVRHGCVEWLDQQPLGSVLYVSFGTTSTFSDEQVAELAAGLEASGRRFLWVLRAADRCDIFSEDAENKRLPPEFYARVEGRGMVVRGWAPQVEILSHPATGGFMSHCGWNSCIESFAAGVPILAWPMHSDQPRNALLVTHLLRVGFPARNWETRAELVPAEAVRDAVEQLMGEEGEEVKRRARELAAEVRQSTSEGGSYKADLDAFVAHIAR